A part of Tardiphaga sp. vice304 genomic DNA contains:
- the recG gene encoding ATP-dependent DNA helicase RecG, with protein MRPELLNPLFVPVTTIPGIGPKMDKLLRFLLGRDETPRIADLLLHLPVSVIDRRARPKIRDAEIGKMVTLEVTVDRHRPAPAGRARVPHLVYASDDTGDVVITYFRAYPGQVEKILPVGEKRFVSGTTQLFDGVLQITHPDRVIDEEGFAKLSGIDPVYPLTQGLAIGALRKAVGLALTKLPELPEWISPEVLRRCSFPSLWEALHRVHVPNEMTDVLPEGPFWSRLAFDELLAGQLALALVRAQVRRPAGDRNAGDGHLRHKIIDALPYALTKSQQEASAAIAEDLTKPMRMLRLLQGDVGSGKTVVALLAAAAVAEVGKQTALMAPTEILARQHIKTITPLAERAGMRVAILTGREKGRERKDILARLAAGEIDMLVGTHALIQDDVIYKSLALAVVDEQHRFGVRERLTLTNKGSAVDVLVLSATPIPRTLVLTYFGDMDVSELREKPAGRQPIETRTMSSSRLKEVIDGVGRQIAAGKLVYWIVPLVEESEMDGPKLTNAEERFDSLQQLFGDKVGLVHGRMRGADKDAAMARFAAGETQVLVATTVVEVGVDVPAATIMIIENAERFGLSQLHQLRGRIGRGSEASNCLLMFREPLGEIAAKRLKVIKDTTDGFRIAEEDLKLRGEGDVLGTRQSGMPGFRIARPEVHAQLVTQARDEALRILQDDPKLKGERGEALRCLLYLYERDEALPLIGAG; from the coding sequence TCAATCCGCTGTTCGTTCCGGTCACCACCATCCCCGGCATCGGCCCGAAGATGGACAAGCTGCTGCGCTTTTTGCTGGGCCGCGACGAGACCCCGCGGATCGCCGACCTGTTGCTGCATCTGCCGGTCAGCGTGATCGACCGCCGCGCCCGGCCCAAGATCCGCGACGCCGAGATCGGCAAGATGGTGACGCTGGAAGTGACCGTCGACCGCCATCGCCCGGCGCCCGCCGGCCGCGCCCGCGTGCCGCATCTGGTCTATGCCTCCGACGACACCGGCGACGTGGTCATCACCTATTTCCGCGCCTATCCCGGACAGGTCGAGAAGATCCTGCCGGTCGGCGAGAAGCGCTTCGTCTCGGGCACCACGCAATTGTTCGACGGCGTCCTGCAGATCACCCATCCCGACCGCGTCATCGACGAGGAAGGCTTTGCGAAACTCAGCGGCATCGATCCGGTCTATCCGCTGACGCAGGGGCTGGCGATCGGCGCCCTGCGCAAGGCGGTCGGGCTGGCGCTGACCAAGCTGCCGGAGCTGCCGGAATGGATCAGCCCGGAAGTGCTGCGCCGCTGCAGTTTCCCGTCGCTGTGGGAGGCGCTGCATCGCGTTCATGTGCCCAATGAGATGACCGACGTCCTGCCGGAGGGTCCGTTCTGGTCGCGCCTTGCCTTCGACGAGTTGCTCGCCGGGCAACTGGCGCTGGCGCTGGTTCGCGCGCAGGTGCGCCGTCCGGCCGGCGACCGCAATGCCGGCGACGGCCATCTGCGGCACAAGATTATCGACGCCCTGCCGTATGCGCTCACCAAGTCGCAGCAGGAGGCGTCCGCCGCGATCGCGGAGGACCTGACCAAGCCGATGCGGATGCTGCGGCTGCTGCAGGGCGACGTCGGCTCCGGCAAGACCGTGGTGGCGCTGCTCGCCGCCGCCGCCGTCGCCGAGGTCGGCAAGCAGACCGCCCTGATGGCGCCGACCGAGATTCTCGCGCGCCAGCACATCAAGACGATCACGCCCTTGGCCGAACGCGCCGGCATGCGCGTCGCGATCCTGACCGGCCGCGAGAAGGGCCGCGAGCGCAAGGACATTCTCGCTCGCTTGGCCGCAGGCGAGATCGACATGCTGGTCGGCACGCATGCACTGATCCAGGACGACGTGATCTACAAATCGCTGGCGCTGGCGGTGGTCGACGAGCAGCACCGGTTCGGCGTCCGCGAGCGGCTGACGCTGACCAACAAGGGCAGCGCCGTCGACGTGCTGGTGCTGTCGGCCACGCCAATTCCGCGAACACTCGTGTTGACGTATTTCGGCGACATGGACGTCTCGGAGCTGCGCGAAAAGCCTGCCGGCCGGCAGCCGATCGAGACCCGCACGATGTCGAGCAGCCGGCTGAAGGAAGTGATCGACGGCGTCGGCCGCCAGATCGCCGCCGGGAAGCTGGTGTACTGGATCGTGCCGCTGGTCGAGGAGTCCGAAATGGACGGCCCGAAGCTCACCAATGCCGAGGAGCGCTTCGACAGCCTGCAGCAATTGTTCGGCGACAAGGTGGGCCTCGTGCACGGCCGCATGCGCGGCGCTGACAAGGACGCGGCGATGGCGCGCTTTGCCGCCGGCGAGACGCAGGTCCTGGTCGCCACCACCGTGGTCGAGGTCGGCGTCGACGTGCCGGCGGCCACCATCATGATCATCGAGAACGCTGAACGCTTCGGCCTGTCGCAGCTGCACCAGCTACGCGGCCGCATCGGCCGCGGCTCGGAAGCCTCGAACTGCCTGCTGATGTTCCGCGAGCCGCTCGGCGAGATCGCCGCCAAGCGGCTCAAGGTGATCAAGGACACCACCGACGGCTTCCGCATCGCCGAAGAGGATCTGAAACTGCGCGGCGAAGGCGACGTGCTCGGCACAAGGCAGAGCGGCATGCCGGGCTTCCGCATCGCGCGCCCCGAGGTGCACGCGCAACTGGTGACACAGGCCCGCGACGAGGCGTTGCGCATCCTGCAGGACGATCCGAAACTGAAAGGCGAGCGCGGCGAGGCGCTGCGGTGCCTGCTGTATCTCTACGAGCGCGACGAAGCGCTGCCGCTGATCGGCGCGGGATAG
- a CDS encoding response regulator transcription factor — protein MRVLLVEDEPEMAAALATALRDHDMVVDLVADLGLAEEALRIATYSAVLLDRQLPDGDGLKLIPKLRASGLQTPIIVLTARGEIADRVAGLDGGADDYLSKPFAIAELLARLRAVLRRPGDLPDETLKLGRLAYDGAHRQASVAGVALNLPRRELLVLEALLRRAGRTVARSVLDDAVYGFDDEIQSNALDTHVSRLRRKLADADAGIEIHAIRGIGYLINSQS, from the coding sequence GTGCGCGTTCTCCTGGTGGAGGATGAACCCGAAATGGCGGCAGCACTGGCGACAGCCCTCCGGGATCACGACATGGTCGTCGATCTGGTCGCCGACCTCGGTCTCGCCGAGGAAGCGCTGCGCATTGCCACCTACAGTGCGGTCCTGCTCGACCGCCAACTACCGGATGGCGACGGGCTCAAGCTGATTCCAAAACTTCGCGCATCGGGATTGCAGACCCCTATCATCGTACTTACAGCGCGAGGCGAGATTGCCGACCGCGTCGCCGGGCTTGACGGTGGCGCTGACGATTACCTGAGCAAGCCTTTTGCAATCGCAGAGTTGCTGGCGCGCCTACGGGCGGTGCTGCGCCGACCGGGCGATCTACCCGACGAAACTCTCAAACTGGGTCGTCTCGCCTATGACGGCGCCCATCGGCAGGCCAGCGTCGCCGGGGTCGCCCTGAACTTGCCGCGCCGGGAGCTGTTGGTGCTTGAAGCGCTACTGCGTCGCGCCGGCCGGACCGTCGCCCGTTCAGTGCTCGATGACGCGGTCTACGGCTTTGATGACGAGATCCAGTCGAACGCGCTTGATACTCATGTTTCGCGGCTGCGGCGCAAGCTTGCCGATGCCGACGCCGGCATCGAGATTCACGCGATCCGCGGCATCGGCTACCTGATCAACAGCCAGTCATGA
- a CDS encoding sensor histidine kinase, whose protein sequence is MTTLTRNSLRWVLVRRLIVLQATVLAILVAVVFAALWAGGYLVAPEPEDRTLDAISDAIARDTSGGIVIRETPALSNLYAESPDLWFQVRDRSGHVASVGKIPAEFARIGGALDEIGQARLGWTVGDAPRAPARMRWLETPAGAVQILTGSGATLPWQWLATAVVKVLASVILPIGAMMAVTTLLATPIVVRRALDGLRQTAAEAVRIDIDRRATRLSLDQVPQEIAPLVRAVNDALARLDDGVERRQRFLANAAHEVRTPIAILQTRIETLAPGPQTTRLLEDVKRLSVLADQLLDVERLEQTAASHAIVDLVGIARHVTADLAPLAIGAGYEIAFETTVPHAKMLGDEGALQRAIANLIQNAIQYGGRSGRIVVRVTPSSISVTDSGAGIAPADRERVFEPFYRSSAATRGAGLGLNLVREIARLHDGRVVIDDGDEGGACVTISFGQRRPHL, encoded by the coding sequence ATGACCACGCTGACGCGGAATTCGCTGCGCTGGGTGCTGGTCCGCCGCCTGATCGTGCTGCAGGCGACCGTGCTCGCGATCTTGGTAGCCGTCGTGTTCGCCGCGTTGTGGGCCGGCGGCTATCTGGTTGCACCGGAGCCGGAAGATCGGACGCTCGACGCGATCAGCGACGCGATTGCGCGCGATACCTCGGGCGGCATCGTGATCCGCGAGACCCCGGCTTTGTCAAATCTTTACGCGGAAAGTCCGGATCTCTGGTTTCAGGTCCGGGACCGCAGCGGTCATGTCGCATCGGTAGGCAAGATACCTGCAGAATTTGCGCGGATTGGTGGCGCTCTCGACGAGATCGGACAGGCGCGTCTCGGCTGGACCGTCGGCGACGCGCCGCGCGCCCCGGCGCGCATGCGTTGGCTGGAAACCCCGGCCGGCGCGGTCCAGATTCTGACCGGCTCGGGCGCGACATTGCCCTGGCAATGGCTGGCCACCGCGGTCGTCAAAGTGCTGGCCAGCGTCATCTTGCCGATCGGGGCCATGATGGCGGTGACGACGCTGCTGGCGACGCCGATCGTGGTGCGACGCGCGCTGGACGGGCTGCGCCAAACCGCGGCGGAAGCTGTCCGCATCGACATCGACCGGCGCGCCACCCGACTTTCGCTCGATCAGGTGCCGCAAGAAATTGCTCCCTTGGTCCGGGCGGTCAACGACGCGCTGGCGCGTCTCGATGATGGTGTCGAGCGCCGCCAGCGTTTCCTGGCCAATGCGGCGCATGAAGTCCGGACGCCGATCGCCATTTTGCAGACCCGCATCGAAACCCTCGCGCCGGGGCCGCAGACCACGCGTTTGCTCGAAGACGTGAAGCGCCTCTCGGTGCTGGCCGATCAACTGCTTGACGTCGAGCGACTGGAGCAGACGGCAGCCTCGCACGCCATCGTCGATCTGGTCGGTATCGCGCGTCATGTGACCGCCGACCTCGCCCCGCTGGCCATCGGGGCCGGCTACGAGATCGCGTTCGAGACCACGGTCCCCCACGCCAAGATGCTCGGCGATGAAGGCGCCCTGCAGCGAGCGATCGCCAACCTCATCCAAAATGCGATCCAGTACGGCGGCCGCAGCGGCAGGATCGTGGTTCGCGTAACGCCGTCGAGCATATCGGTGACCGACAGCGGTGCTGGCATTGCGCCGGCCGATCGCGAGCGCGTATTCGAGCCCTTCTATCGCTCCAGTGCGGCGACACGCGGAGCGGGGCTGGGACTCAACCTGGTTCGGGAAATTGCTCGGTTGCACGACGGCCGGGTGGTGATCGACGACGGCGACGAGGGCGGCGCCTGCGTGACGATTTCGTTCGGCCAGCGAAGGCCGCACCTCTAA
- a CDS encoding class I SAM-dependent methyltransferase, whose translation MMTQEINAATGPVLELGPGTGVFTKALLARGVSERDLTLIEYGSDFIRTLQLRFPAARVLWMDAAWINSHKVFENNSFGAVVSGLPLLNITPTKVEAILRGVFSSLKEDGVMYQFTYGVSSPVHHELLERLGLHASCVGRVLLNVPPASVYRIVRRAPNAGVTP comes from the coding sequence ATGATGACACAGGAAATCAACGCCGCGACCGGACCGGTCCTCGAACTCGGGCCGGGAACGGGCGTCTTCACCAAAGCATTGCTGGCGCGTGGCGTCAGTGAGCGGGATCTCACGCTCATCGAATATGGATCCGACTTCATACGGACGCTGCAGTTGCGGTTTCCCGCCGCGCGTGTCCTCTGGATGGACGCCGCCTGGATCAATTCTCACAAGGTATTCGAGAACAACAGCTTTGGCGCCGTCGTCAGCGGCCTGCCGTTGCTCAACATCACGCCGACCAAGGTCGAGGCAATCCTGCGCGGCGTCTTCAGTAGCCTGAAAGAAGATGGCGTGATGTACCAGTTCACCTATGGCGTGAGCAGTCCCGTCCATCATGAACTTCTCGAACGGCTCGGACTGCACGCCTCCTGCGTTGGACGCGTCTTGCTGAACGTCCCGCCTGCCTCAGTTTACCGCATCGTACGCCGCGCGCCGAACGCCGGAGTGACGCCATGA
- a CDS encoding DedA family protein, whose product MNFAAAHLPDALVACIGAGPLGIGLIGLAEKLCPVVPSYLLFVVTGVVLAAGNGNPVLALLAAAVGSTAGSLCWYGAGRKLGETRSNALVSRFGPWIHLSPTRYQFAVNAFHRNLLTISTIGQTIPAMRVFLAVPAGAIGVSISRFLIGTFIGSVIWTAPLIIMGYFIGTSRADPASDALLLIVVLIALEVLAVTIWRRWRRRR is encoded by the coding sequence ATGAACTTCGCTGCTGCGCACCTGCCGGATGCGCTCGTCGCTTGCATCGGCGCGGGACCGCTTGGCATCGGCTTGATCGGCCTGGCTGAAAAGCTGTGCCCGGTCGTGCCGTCCTATCTGCTCTTTGTCGTCACCGGCGTTGTCCTCGCTGCCGGCAATGGCAATCCGGTGCTCGCGCTACTCGCGGCCGCCGTGGGCTCAACGGCCGGCTCGCTATGCTGGTACGGCGCCGGACGTAAATTAGGCGAAACGCGAAGCAACGCCCTTGTTTCGCGTTTCGGACCCTGGATCCATCTTTCGCCAACGCGCTATCAATTTGCGGTCAATGCGTTTCACCGCAACCTGCTGACGATCTCGACCATCGGCCAGACCATCCCGGCCATGCGGGTCTTTCTCGCGGTTCCAGCGGGCGCAATCGGGGTGTCAATCAGCCGTTTCCTGATTGGTACCTTCATCGGCAGCGTAATCTGGACAGCGCCGCTCATCATCATGGGCTATTTCATCGGTACCAGCCGCGCTGACCCGGCGTCGGACGCCCTGCTGCTGATCGTCGTGCTTATCGCCCTCGAAGTCCTGGCGGTGACGATCTGGCGCCGATGGCGGCGGCGCAGGTAG
- a CDS encoding DUF502 domain-containing protein codes for MDRNDLPPTMPVGDPVPETPRGFMGRIRTYFLTGLIVAGPVAITFYLTWWFVTWVDGLVRPFVPEAYRPEQYLPYNIPGSGLIVAFVALTLLGFLTANLIGRTLVDLGEKLLGRMPVVRAIYRGLKQVFETLFSGSGSSFRKVGLVEFPSPGMWSIVLISQPPSVEISNSLPGQDEYISVFLPCAPNPTTGFFFYVPKSKIIDIDMSAEDAATLIMSAGVVQPGSDPQKKIAALAEMANAARVANTGAVAQEPAKVE; via the coding sequence ATGGACCGCAACGACCTGCCGCCGACGATGCCCGTCGGTGATCCCGTGCCCGAGACGCCGCGCGGCTTCATGGGCCGCATCCGCACCTACTTTCTCACCGGCCTGATCGTCGCCGGCCCGGTCGCCATCACCTTCTACCTGACCTGGTGGTTCGTGACCTGGGTCGATGGCCTGGTGCGGCCATTCGTGCCCGAGGCCTATCGGCCGGAACAGTATCTGCCCTACAACATCCCCGGCTCCGGCCTGATCGTCGCCTTCGTGGCGCTGACGCTGCTGGGCTTCCTCACCGCCAATTTGATCGGCCGCACGCTGGTCGATCTCGGCGAAAAACTGCTCGGCCGCATGCCGGTGGTGCGCGCGATCTATCGCGGGCTGAAGCAGGTATTCGAGACGCTGTTCTCGGGTTCCGGCTCGAGCTTCCGCAAGGTCGGTCTGGTCGAATTCCCGTCGCCGGGGATGTGGTCGATCGTGCTGATCTCGCAGCCCCCCAGCGTCGAGATCAGCAACAGCCTGCCGGGCCAGGACGAATACATCTCGGTGTTCCTGCCGTGTGCGCCGAACCCGACTACCGGCTTTTTCTTCTACGTGCCGAAGAGCAAGATCATCGACATCGACATGTCCGCCGAGGATGCCGCGACCCTGATCATGTCGGCCGGCGTGGTGCAGCCTGGCTCCGACCCGCAGAAGAAGATCGCGGCGCTGGCCGAGATGGCAAATGCCGCGCGCGTGGCGAACACCGGCGCCGTGGCGCAGGAGCCGGCGAAGGTCGAGTAG
- the glmS gene encoding glutamine--fructose-6-phosphate transaminase (isomerizing) yields the protein MCGIVGILGRGPVADQIVDSLKRLEYRGYDSAGVATLEGDHLERRRAEGKLKNLEATLAQSPLTGHIGIGHTRWATHGKPTVANAHPHAAGGVAVVHNGIIENFRELRMQLEAKGAVFASETDTEVVAHLVNSFVMNDASPQEAVKQALPLLRGAFALAFIFEGHPNLMIGARKGSPLAIGYGDGEMYLGSDAIALAPFTDDISYLEDGDWVVLNRKGAVVHDEHGKVVKREILKSGASSFMVDKANYRHFMAKEIHEQPEVVGHTLARYVDMASERVSLPVKLPFDFKDIQRISITACGTASYAGYVAKYWFERLGRVPVELDVASEFRYREAPVRKGDLAIFISQSGETADTLAALRYAKEQGMHTLSVVNVSTSTIARESETVMPTLAGPEIGVASTKAFTCQLMVLAALAVAAGKARGELSDADEAKLVHGLVEIPRLMAEALTTEPLIEKLARDIAKCQDVLYLGRGTSYPLALEGALKLKEISYIHAEGYAAGELKHGPIALIDENMPVVVIAPFDRVFEKTVSNMQEVAARGGRIILMTDAKGAEEATVESLVTIVMPDMASTFTPMVYAIPVQLLAYHTAVIMGTDVDQPRNLAKSVTVE from the coding sequence ATGTGCGGCATTGTCGGAATTTTGGGACGCGGTCCCGTAGCGGACCAGATCGTGGATTCGCTGAAGCGGCTGGAATATCGCGGCTATGATTCCGCTGGCGTGGCGACGCTGGAGGGCGATCATCTCGAGCGCCGCCGCGCCGAAGGCAAATTGAAGAACCTCGAAGCCACGCTCGCCCAGTCGCCGCTGACCGGCCATATCGGCATCGGACATACCCGCTGGGCCACGCACGGCAAGCCGACCGTTGCCAACGCCCATCCCCATGCCGCGGGCGGCGTCGCCGTCGTGCATAACGGCATCATCGAGAATTTTCGTGAGTTGCGGATGCAGCTCGAAGCCAAGGGCGCGGTGTTCGCCAGCGAGACCGATACCGAGGTGGTCGCCCATCTGGTCAATTCCTTCGTCATGAACGACGCCTCGCCGCAGGAAGCCGTCAAGCAGGCGCTGCCGCTGCTGCGCGGTGCCTTCGCGCTGGCCTTCATCTTCGAGGGGCACCCGAACCTGATGATCGGCGCCCGCAAGGGATCGCCGCTCGCGATCGGCTATGGCGACGGCGAGATGTATCTCGGCTCCGACGCCATCGCGCTGGCGCCTTTTACCGATGACATCAGCTATCTCGAGGATGGCGACTGGGTGGTCCTGAACCGCAAGGGCGCGGTGGTGCACGACGAGCACGGCAAGGTCGTCAAGCGCGAGATCCTGAAGTCGGGCGCCTCAAGCTTCATGGTCGACAAGGCGAACTACCGCCACTTCATGGCCAAGGAAATCCACGAGCAGCCGGAAGTCGTCGGCCACACGCTGGCGCGCTATGTCGACATGGCCAGCGAGCGCGTCTCGCTGCCGGTCAAGCTGCCGTTCGACTTCAAGGACATCCAGCGCATCTCGATCACCGCCTGCGGTACGGCGAGCTACGCCGGCTACGTCGCCAAATACTGGTTCGAGCGGCTCGGCCGCGTGCCGGTCGAGCTCGATGTCGCCTCCGAATTCCGCTACCGCGAAGCGCCGGTGCGCAAGGGCGATCTGGCGATCTTCATCTCGCAATCCGGCGAGACCGCCGACACGCTCGCAGCTCTGCGCTATGCCAAGGAACAGGGCATGCACACGCTGTCGGTGGTCAATGTGTCGACCTCGACCATTGCGCGCGAGAGCGAGACGGTGATGCCGACGCTGGCTGGCCCGGAAATCGGCGTCGCCTCGACCAAGGCGTTCACCTGCCAGCTGATGGTGCTGGCCGCGCTCGCGGTCGCTGCCGGCAAGGCGCGCGGCGAACTCTCGGATGCGGACGAAGCCAAGCTGGTGCATGGCCTGGTCGAGATTCCGCGCCTGATGGCCGAGGCGCTGACCACCGAGCCCTTGATCGAGAAGCTCGCCCGCGACATCGCCAAATGCCAGGACGTGCTCTATCTCGGCCGCGGCACGAGCTACCCGCTGGCGCTGGAAGGCGCGCTGAAGCTGAAGGAAATTTCCTACATCCATGCCGAGGGCTATGCCGCCGGCGAGCTCAAGCATGGGCCGATCGCGCTGATCGACGAGAACATGCCGGTGGTGGTGATCGCGCCGTTCGACCGGGTGTTCGAGAAGACCGTGTCAAACATGCAGGAAGTCGCGGCGCGCGGCGGCCGGATCATCCTGATGACCGACGCCAAGGGCGCGGAGGAGGCCACAGTCGAGTCGCTGGTGACCATCGTCATGCCCGACATGGCGTCGACCTTCACGCCGATGGTCTATGCCATTCCGGTGCAGCTCCTGGCCTATCACACGGCCGTCATCATGGGCACCGACGTCGACCAGCCGCGTAATCTGGCAAAATCGGTCACGGTGGAATAG